The following are from one region of the Erinaceus europaeus chromosome 22, mEriEur2.1, whole genome shotgun sequence genome:
- the FOS gene encoding protein c-Fos has product MMFSGFNADYEAASSRCSSASPAADGLAYFHSPAGSFSSLGSPVSAQDFCSDLAVSSAKFIPTVTAISTSPDLQWLVQPTLVSSVAPSQARAPHPYGVPAPTAYSRSGVVKTLAGGRAQSIGRRGKVEQLSPEEEEKRRIRRERNKMAAAKCRNRRRELTDTLQAETDQLEDEKSALQSEIADLLKEKEKLEFILAAHRPACKIPDTLGFPEEMSVVALDLPEATSPDSEDAFALPLLSDPEPKPSSVVEPTVKTLGGGSLGLKAEPFDDTLFPVVSRPGGLETARSVPDVDLSGSFYAADWEPLHAGGSLGMGSLAAELEPLCTPVVTCTPSCSAYTSSFVFTYPEADAFPSCAAAHRKGSSSEPSSDSLSSPTLLAL; this is encoded by the exons ATGATGTTCTCCGGCTTCAACGCCGACTACGAGGCGGCCTCGTCCCGCTGCAGCAGCGCCTCCCCGGCCGCCGACGGCCTGGCCTACTTCCACTCCCCGGCCGGCTCCTTCTCCAGCCTGGGCTCCCCGGTCAGCGCGCAG GACTTCTGCAGCGACCTGGCCGTCTCCAGCGCCAAGTTCATCCCCACCGTGACGGCCATCTCCACCAGCCCCGATCTGCAGTGGCTGGTGCAGCCCACGCTCGTGTCCTCCGTGGCCCCCTCCCAGGCCAGGGCCCCCCACCCCTACGGCGTGCCTGCCCCCACCGCCTACTCCAGGTCAGGGGTGGTGAAGACCCTCGCGGGCGGCCGAGCCCAGAGCATCGGCAGGAGGGGCAAGGTGGAACAG TTGTCcccagaagaagaggagaagaggagaatcCGTAGGGAAAGGAATAAGATGGCCGCAGCCAAGTGCCGAAACAGGAGGAGGGAGCTGACTGACACACTCCAGGCG GAGACAGACCAGCTGGAGGACGAGAAGTCTGCGCTGCAGAGCGAGATTGCTGACCtgctgaaggagaaagagaagctggAGTTCATCCTGGCGGCCCACCGGCCGGCCTGCAAGATCCCCGACACCCTGGGCTTCCCGGAGGAGATGTCCGTGGTTGCCCTCGACCTGCCGGAGGCCACCTCCCCAGACTCTGAGGACGCCTTTGCCCTGCCCCTACTCAGTGACCCGGAGCCCAAGCCCTCGTCAGTGGTGGAGCCCACAGTGAAGACCCTGGGAGGCGGCAGCCTGGGGCTCAAGGCTGAACCCTTTGATGACACCCTGTTTCCGGTGGTGTCCAGGCCCGGCGGCTTGGAGACGGCCCGCTCGGTGCCCGACGTGGACCTGTCCGGCTCCTTCTATGCTGCAGACTGGGAGCCCCTGCACGCTGGTGGCTCCCTGGGCATGGGCTCCCTGGCGGCCGAGCTGGAGCCCCTCTGCACTCCAGTGGTGACCTGCACCCCCAGCTGCTCAGCCTACACGTCTTCCTTCGTCTTCACCTACCCGGAGGCTGACGCCTTTCCTAGCTGTGCGGCGGCCCACCGCAAAGGCAGCAGCAGCGAGCCCTCCTCTGACTCGCTGAGCTCCCCCACGCTGCTGGCTCTGTGA